TGCTTCCCTTTATGGGATTTAAAAATCCCATAAAGggaagcctttttggaagctcaaagactttacatgtacattgtacatgtattgtacagtctctataaggccaaacaaaataatactgggatggaaggaaggaaaaaagataTTATGAAAAAATTTTGATCCATGATGCAATGTAACAGCCATTTTTTGGTTGCAGTTTTCATATCCGATGCAAATTGTCGTTAATGGGTATTATATTCAAATGCTAATACTTAAATGATCACATAGTCAtcaaacattatttctttaatatgcagACACAACCAGACACATTTAGTTATGTGATGTACATTTGAATCAGCTTTTAATTGCAAAAGATCACATCCTCCCATTGTCTATGCCAGATGCTCTGTACATCATACTTGATGTGTATGGATGATCAGTGGCGTGCACAAAAGGGGGCATACTTGGTGTCAGTGTGAGTGGGTGAGGACATTTTGTGTCGGAGAAACTGATCCGTTGGGCAAAATAGCAAAGTAGGCTTTGGTTTGAAATTggtaaaaaatctaaaaaataagcTTTGATTTACGAAATAAGACAGAATCAAacatttgttaatattattttatgttgttttgatttgattgcaTTGTAGGTTCAGGAGAAGATCAGTGAGCTAGGAAGTGCAGATGAAAGCAACAGACAACTAGCAAGTGAAGTCTCCAAGAAATCAAAGCACGAGAAAAAGAAAAAGCGATAGAAAAAGACATGGTAAGAACTAAGCCAGGATTTTCTGGCGGGCTCGCggttacccgggcaggaaataccctgcccgaaattttgaaggtttttttttttttggttttgtagtgtccctggacctagacctaaatcctaggatcattcatggttgacctaaaaaaaataattgcacgatgttttgtgtttttttatgaaaattgatactttgtattcatgtcatctattaatgatatcaaaatgcattcaaagtcaatgcattttcatatcattaatagagtatgacaccCCTTAATATCAAGCCTGGGGATCTCCTTTGTAGAACCCATTTGTGTCACTATCTGAGTGCAAATACCACTAGGTCATGACAACCATTGTTACTCATGGAGAATAGCAACTGTATGAACTTGTAGTCaagtcaagctttcgtcaggtgtaactctgacttcttcagaacaaagtacctaagactgtcccttgtcaacagagaataaGCAGACCTCGCCTCTCTGCTAGGCGAGAAATgtttagtggctctgaaaagagctgttcactgaagactgcccgtgtcaacagagaacaagcagacctcacctatctgctaatgtaaatggtttggtggctctgaaaagagcagttcactgaagactacccttgtcaacagaaaacaagcagacctcgcttaTATGCTGATGCAACTGCAGAGAGTTTGCAGCAAAGTAGGTTGCAGTGTACCTCTTtgtgtgattattaaataaatgAATAGATAGGCTGCTCCTTGCCTATGAGGTCGGTGATCATAGATTGACATCGGATATGTTTGACTGCATTCACCCCATCTGTGCAGAGTGCATTTGTGCAGATTCATTTGCAGTGTGCATTTGTGCAGATCTATTCATTTGCGAAAGTTGTATGCTTTACAGTAGGCaaatttatgaaaacattttttaagatgATTTTAAGTTTATTTATGAGTCTAAAGTATTTAAATtcaattaccgtattcgtcccagtatagtcccacgttcgagtataatcccaccccccatttttcgaaaaatttcagaaattgtagaaaaaaaaaattattttttatttttttcttcttttgattttccctggacctacatgtatacctaggatcattcatggttgtccttaaaaaaaaaaaaaaaaaaaatttcaagatattttgtattttaatatgaaaattgataatttgtattcatgtcatactctattaatgatttcaaaatgcattgaatttgaatgcattttgaaatcattaatagagtatgacctgaaaacaaagtatcaattttcatattaaaaatacaaaatatcttgaaatttttttttttttttttaggtcaaccatgaatgatctaacatctaggtctaggtccagggacactccaacaccggaaaaaaataaacttaaaaaaaaaaatgttattgaaattgagtataatcccacccccaattgtgaaaaatgttcacataaaaaacgggtgggactatactcggaccaatacggtattaAAGGCTTGTACCTTTTTATCTTTCAGATGGATTTTGATACCCTTATTCGTGTAGTCATAGAAAGTGGAGAAACCTCTTCAACGAGTGATTCCACAAGTAGCAACGCCTCATCCACATCAACAGAGGAGCTGCCTGTTGACAAGGAtacttttgactttcatcacatGTTCCTGGACAAAGCAACATCTGACATCACACTTGTCGTTGGCGGCAATGAGTTCCCTGCACACCGTGCTATATTAGCAGGCTCAAGTGCCTACTTTAAAAACATGCTGTATGGTGAGTGGCAGGAAGCCAAACAACACCATATCACACTAGAGGAGACACCTGCATGTGCGGAGGTCTTTGAGGCCTATTTAAGGTATTATTATGATAGGAAAGTGTTTATCAACAGCACTACAGTTGCTTCCATGTCAATTCTTGCTGATAAACATGGTGTACTCGGATTGAAAACTAGATGCTTGAAATATGTGGATAAACTACTTGGACAGTTTTGCATACCAGGTGCTCTAGATTGGTTATGCTATGGGGAACAGTTAGATGATGCTTTGTCCCAGAGGTGTTATGATATCATAAGTTTTCATCTCCAGAAAGCATCAGCATGTCCCAGCTGGCTGTACCTCACCCAACAACAGCTTGCTAAGATTCTTGAGCGGTCTGACGTAGTTGCCAATGATGAGCTGACAGTGTACAAAGCAACAGAATCATGGATTTTATCAGAAAGTCAACTACCACATATCAAAGAGAACATTGACTGTTTGTTACCACTTATTCGATTCAAGAATATCCCAGCTCCGAAGTTGGCATTAGTGGAACAATCTCAGCTTGCAAATCATCCCTTTGCTAAGAACATACTTAGAGAGAGTGTACTATGTGCCTTTCGATATCGTGCTCTTATAGCCGAGAGTCCACCTTCGTCACTATCAAGTTCCTCGGTACCACCTCAAGAAATCCGCCAGTATGAAATCCAACTGAAGCCTAGCATCAAGGGTGCACGTGGTGTGCCTCAAGACCGTTTTGTCATTCATCCAATTCTCTCATGTAGCAACCCACATATCAAGTCCAAGTTGATCAAAATGACTTGGCACTTTGATATCAGTCATACAGAAGGAGCAGATGTCTACATAGATGGTCTCCCACATGCCACTGAGCTATCACTCTGCACAGGTGGGGTCAATGCAGTCAAACAAAATCGCATTGAGGCTTATGTTTATGGACACTTTGTTCTGAAGAACAAGGCTGGCAATGTGTTGGCGTCTCTCCTATGCAGTGGTAAGCAGCAGTTGGCAGTCACTCGAGACTGTCtcacagtggtgttgtttcaagATAGACAGATGCAAGTCTTCCCTAATGTGCACATGTTGTTGTACCGCATTCAGATTGACTTTATTGATAAACTCTACAAATCTCCACAGGTTCCAGGATTCCGACGCTCTTCGTCACCTGTCTTTGGACCTAGTGCTAGGCCTCCTCTCAGATAGAATGCACTGTTGTGAACATCAATTTTGTCATGCACATTTACTTGTGAAGTGTTGAAGCTACAATGTATTCAAGA
The Amphiura filiformis chromosome 3, Afil_fr2py, whole genome shotgun sequence DNA segment above includes these coding regions:
- the LOC140148931 gene encoding kelch repeat and BTB domain-containing protein 2-like is translated as MMDFDTLIRVVIESGETSSTSDSTSSNASSTSTEELPVDKDTFDFHHMFLDKATSDITLVVGGNEFPAHRAILAGSSAYFKNMLYGEWQEAKQHHITLEETPACAEVFEAYLRYYYDRKVFINSTTVASMSILADKHGVLGLKTRCLKYVDKLLGQFCIPGALDWLCYGEQLDDALSQRCYDIISFHLQKASACPSWLYLTQQQLAKILERSDVVANDELTVYKATESWILSESQLPHIKENIDCLLPLIRFKNIPAPKLALVEQSQLANHPFAKNILRESVLCAFRYRALIAESPPSSLSSSSVPPQEIRQYEIQLKPSIKGARGVPQDRFVIHPILSCSNPHIKSKLIKMTWHFDISHTEGADVYIDGLPHATELSLCTGGVNAVKQNRIEAYVYGHFVLKNKAGNVLASLLCSGKQQLAVTRDCLTVVLFQDRQMQVFPNVHMLLYRIQIDFIDKLYKSPQVPGFRRSSSPVFGPSARPPLR